Proteins co-encoded in one Nitrospirota bacterium genomic window:
- a CDS encoding DUF948 domain-containing protein, giving the protein MTETILVIIAVLVALGVGFLIATLFELKRTVSQTAQFLRNTETSVNAAFKEMEETLKSIRAITDDIGAVSGDLKRFSSSLTLVARNLRELGEMMGDLSTEASLRVAGIKVGVRTALDVLVRNILRR; this is encoded by the coding sequence ATGACAGAGACAATTCTGGTGATAATAGCCGTCCTGGTGGCCCTGGGGGTCGGGTTCCTGATAGCCACCCTCTTCGAGCTGAAGAGGACGGTGTCTCAGACGGCGCAGTTCCTGCGAAACACCGAGACCTCCGTCAATGCGGCCTTCAAGGAGATGGAAGAGACCCTGAAGAGCATACGCGCCATTACGGACGACATCGGTGCCGTCAGCGGCGACCTGAAGCGGTTTTCCTCCTCCCTCACCCTCGTGGCCCGCAATCTGAGGGAACTGGGGGAGATGATGGGCGACCTGTCCACCGAGGCCTCCCTCCGGGTGGCGGGCATCAAGGTGGGGGTGCGCACCGCTCTGGACGTGCTTGTCAGAAATATCCTGAGGAGATGA
- a CDS encoding YtxH domain-containing protein: MKEEGGFGAGSVMFSFLLGGLVGAGLTLLLSPLSGPEARRRLHEYADEFEDRAERYAHDATEKASAAVEKGKDYLEDKKSVVSSAVDAGKEAYDRERKRQKKEA, encoded by the coding sequence ATGAAAGAGGAAGGCGGGTTCGGAGCTGGTTCGGTCATGTTCTCCTTTCTGCTGGGCGGACTGGTGGGGGCCGGGTTGACCCTCTTGCTCTCGCCCCTCTCGGGCCCTGAGGCCAGAAGAAGGCTGCATGAGTACGCCGACGAGTTCGAGGACAGGGCCGAGCGGTACGCTCACGATGCCACGGAGAAGGCGTCCGCCGCAGTGGAGAAGGGCAAGGACTACCTGGAGGACAAGAAGAGCGTGGTCAGCTCCGCGGTCGACGCGGGCAAAGAGGCGTACGACAGGGAAAGGAAACGGCAGAAGAAAGAGGCCTGA
- a CDS encoding hydrogenase maturation nickel metallochaperone HypA yields MHECSLALGILDIAQKQCRDAGYSTIESIDVRVGSASGVLADALAFAFDLVKRDIPGAGDAVLRITEIPLGGVCAECGRRFSTTEQFILACPHCGGADFRLDAGRELDVTQIEVQ; encoded by the coding sequence ATGCATGAGTGTTCCCTTGCCCTCGGTATCCTGGACATAGCCCAAAAGCAGTGTCGCGACGCCGGTTACAGCACCATAGAGTCCATCGATGTACGCGTGGGAAGCGCCTCCGGGGTCCTGGCCGATGCCCTCGCCTTCGCCTTTGACCTCGTAAAAAGAGACATCCCCGGGGCGGGCGACGCCGTCCTGAGAATCACCGAAATACCCCTCGGGGGCGTCTGTGCCGAATGCGGCCGGCGGTTCAGCACGACGGAGCAGTTCATTCTCGCCTGCCCGCACTGCGGAGGCGCGGACTTCCGCCTGGACGCGGGCCGGGAGCTGGACGTTACCCAGATAGAGGTGCAATGA
- the hypB gene encoding hydrogenase nickel incorporation protein HypB, with amino-acid sequence MKINVVSRILEANDRLAMENREVFDRSGTTVVNLMSAPGAGKTTLLARSIERLGKQMRIGVVEGDIQGTYDAEQIGGLGVPVVQINTGGACHLDASMVREALEGMDLGALDMLVIENVGNLVCPAEFQVGEHAKAMILSLSEGHDKPLKYPLMFQQSQALVINKMDLLPHVDADVGKIKKDALSLNPALRVFEVSCKTGEGLTEWTGWLKELHAARLPSQ; translated from the coding sequence ATGAAGATTAACGTGGTTTCCCGCATCCTGGAGGCCAACGACCGTCTGGCCATGGAAAACAGGGAGGTGTTCGACCGGAGCGGCACCACCGTGGTGAACCTGATGTCCGCACCCGGAGCCGGCAAGACCACCCTCCTTGCGCGGAGCATCGAGCGTCTGGGCAAGCAGATGCGCATAGGGGTGGTGGAAGGGGACATCCAGGGGACCTACGACGCCGAGCAGATAGGCGGCCTGGGAGTGCCGGTCGTACAGATCAACACCGGCGGAGCCTGCCACCTGGACGCCAGCATGGTACGCGAGGCCCTGGAGGGCATGGACCTGGGCGCCCTTGACATGCTGGTCATAGAGAACGTGGGCAACCTTGTCTGCCCGGCCGAGTTTCAGGTGGGTGAGCACGCCAAGGCCATGATTCTCAGCCTCAGCGAGGGGCACGACAAGCCGCTGAAGTACCCCCTCATGTTTCAGCAATCCCAGGCCCTGGTCATCAACAAGATGGACCTCCTGCCCCATGTGGACGCCGATGTTGGTAAAATAAAGAAAGACGCCCTTTCCCTGAACCCTGCGCTCAGGGTCTTCGAAGTCTCCTGCAAGACCGGGGAGGGGCTTACGGAGTGGACCGGGTGGCTCAAGGAGTTGCACGCCGCCCGCCTTCCATCACAATAA
- a CDS encoding NapC/NirT family cytochrome c has protein sequence MKHKTSIIVLVAIISVLGVVTAYKYYRFMEEDPAFCSLCHMTEEGYRSWEQSKHYTLICQECHRMSMIEGNKLLVAYYVAGKKDIDQKHGRKAPWEVCQNCHSRAATQGSITFRESYGHARHVFMQGISCRQCHVGEMHRFNVDSSRCQKCHVDKLVHGMGTAGLHCLNCHSFTEAAEHMTSSKRCYGCHDDIPTRGVMSQLECYDCHHPHRILTVESKDCLGECHGPEVRAGVHGKHLAVTSLTCLDCHKPHTWVVRKEGAKGLCDRCHEYRDPATFIY, from the coding sequence ATGAAACACAAGACCAGCATCATCGTGCTTGTGGCCATCATCTCGGTCCTCGGTGTCGTCACGGCCTACAAGTACTACCGCTTCATGGAAGAAGACCCTGCCTTCTGCTCCCTCTGCCACATGACCGAGGAGGGCTACCGCTCCTGGGAGCAGAGCAAGCACTACACGCTCATCTGCCAGGAGTGCCACAGGATGAGCATGATAGAGGGCAACAAGCTCCTTGTGGCATACTACGTGGCCGGCAAAAAAGACATCGACCAGAAGCACGGCCGCAAGGCCCCCTGGGAGGTCTGCCAGAACTGCCACAGCCGCGCCGCCACCCAGGGCTCCATCACTTTCCGGGAGAGCTACGGCCACGCCCGCCACGTCTTCATGCAGGGCATCTCCTGCCGGCAGTGCCACGTGGGAGAGATGCACCGCTTCAACGTCGATTCCAGCCGCTGCCAGAAATGCCACGTGGACAAGCTCGTCCACGGCATGGGCACGGCGGGGCTTCACTGCCTCAACTGCCACAGCTTCACGGAGGCTGCCGAGCACATGACCTCTTCGAAGCGCTGCTATGGTTGCCATGACGACATCCCCACCCGCGGGGTGATGTCCCAGCTGGAATGCTACGACTGCCACCACCCCCACCGCATCCTGACCGTCGAGAGCAAGGACTGCCTCGGAGAGTGCCACGGCCCCGAGGTCAGGGCGGGCGTGCACGGCAAACACCTGGCCGTAACCTCCCTCACCTGCCTCGATTGCCATAAGCCCCATACCTGGGTCGTCCGCAAGGAAGGGGCCAAGGGACTCTGCGACAGGTGTCACGAGTACAGAGACCCGGCCACCTTCATCTAC